One window from the genome of Microbulbifer sp. ALW1 encodes:
- a CDS encoding methyltransferase, producing MAESNSLSRRMFGLTVRKNAHPDIRKLRREAGDASLHGNKFWKSSCLTMDYLKKHPLKKGARVLDLGCGWGLGGIFCAKEFDARVTSLDADPSVFPFAEYHAALNDVAITTWRCRYEKVTETALREFDAIIGTDICFWDKLEGPLYNLTRRALKAGVGRVLLVDPGRPPFRRLAERAAEKLDAEYSEWQTQRPMKATGCIMLAGS from the coding sequence TTGGCAGAAAGCAACTCTCTCAGTCGTCGTATGTTTGGATTAACCGTTCGTAAAAATGCGCACCCGGATATACGCAAATTACGTCGCGAGGCGGGAGATGCAAGCCTGCACGGGAACAAGTTCTGGAAGAGTTCCTGCCTGACCATGGACTACCTGAAAAAGCATCCCCTGAAGAAAGGGGCCAGAGTGCTGGACTTGGGGTGCGGCTGGGGACTCGGCGGGATTTTCTGTGCCAAAGAGTTTGATGCCCGGGTAACGTCCCTCGACGCAGATCCCAGTGTGTTTCCGTTTGCCGAGTACCATGCCGCGCTCAATGATGTCGCCATCACCACCTGGCGTTGTCGCTATGAGAAGGTCACAGAAACCGCCTTGCGTGAGTTTGATGCCATCATCGGGACCGATATCTGCTTCTGGGACAAGCTTGAAGGGCCACTCTACAATCTCACCCGGCGCGCGCTGAAGGCCGGGGTAGGGCGGGTACTGTTGGTGGATCCGGGTCGCCCGCCTTTTCGTCGCCTGGCGGAGCGGGCGGCAGAAAAGCTCGACGCGGAATACAGTGAGTGGCAGACTCAGCGCCCGATGAAGGCGACAGGCTGCATCATGTTGGCTGGCAGCTAG
- the msrA gene encoding peptide-methionine (S)-S-oxide reductase MsrA, giving the protein MHYDKTQIPSADQALPGRAEPMPISGKHFVSGHAMVGPFPEGLEQAIFGMGCFWGAERLFWEIDGVYVTAVGYAGGHTPNPNYREVCSGGTGHAEVVLVVFDPQVVSYHELLRRFWEEHDPTQGMRQGNDLGTQYRSCIYTCTEAQLAEARESEQAFQQALGEKGFGAITTEVCPAPKFFYAEEDHQQYLAKNPAGYCGLAGTGACLLR; this is encoded by the coding sequence ATGCATTACGACAAAACCCAGATTCCCTCCGCTGACCAGGCATTACCGGGACGCGCCGAGCCCATGCCCATCAGTGGCAAGCATTTTGTCTCCGGTCACGCCATGGTGGGGCCATTTCCTGAAGGCCTGGAGCAGGCAATCTTTGGGATGGGCTGTTTCTGGGGGGCGGAGCGCCTCTTCTGGGAAATCGATGGTGTCTATGTCACCGCGGTAGGCTATGCCGGCGGGCACACTCCAAACCCCAATTACCGTGAAGTCTGCAGTGGCGGCACCGGCCATGCGGAAGTGGTGCTGGTGGTCTTTGACCCGCAAGTGGTGAGCTATCACGAGCTGCTGCGCCGTTTCTGGGAAGAGCATGACCCTACCCAGGGGATGCGCCAGGGCAACGATCTGGGCACCCAGTACCGCTCTTGTATTTACACCTGCACTGAAGCGCAACTGGCTGAGGCTCGCGAATCCGAGCAGGCGTTCCAGCAGGCGCTGGGTGAGAAGGGGTTTGGTGCCATTACCACTGAGGTCTGTCCGGCACCGAAATTCTTCTATGCGGAGGAAGATCACCAGCAGTACCTGGCGAAAAACCCTGCGGGCTATTGCGGCCTTGCGGGCACGGGCGCCTGTCTGCTGCGCTAA
- a CDS encoding acyl-CoA dehydrogenase, with translation MSKNQPLAHWDDILLLDRQLSDEERMIRDTAREYCQSKLMPRVLEANRHEIFDRDIMSEMGALGLLGSTIEGYDCAGLNYVSYGLVAREVERVDSGYRSAMSVQSSLVMHPIYAYGSEEQKQKYLPKLASGEWVGCFGLTEPDAGSDPGGMKTRAKKVDGGYRLSGAKMWITNSPIADVFVVWGKDDEGDIRGFVLEKGMEGLSAPKIEGKFSLRASITGEIVMDNVFVPDENRFPHIKGLSGPFGCLNRARYGISWGAMGAAEFCWHAARQYGLDRKQFNKPLAQTQLFQKKLADMQTEITLGLQASLRVGRLMDEQKNSFDPTMISLVKRNNCGKALDIARTARDMHGGNGIADEFHVIRHAMNLEAVNTYEGTHDVHALILGRAQTGLQAFF, from the coding sequence ATGAGCAAAAACCAACCTTTGGCACATTGGGACGATATCCTCCTGCTGGATCGCCAGCTGAGCGACGAAGAGCGCATGATCCGCGATACGGCGCGGGAATATTGCCAGTCCAAGTTGATGCCGCGGGTACTTGAGGCAAACCGCCACGAAATTTTTGACCGCGACATCATGAGCGAGATGGGCGCACTGGGCCTGTTGGGCTCCACCATTGAAGGCTACGACTGCGCCGGCCTCAACTATGTCTCTTATGGTCTGGTTGCACGGGAAGTTGAGCGTGTCGATTCCGGTTACCGCTCCGCCATGAGTGTGCAATCCAGCCTGGTGATGCACCCAATCTACGCCTATGGCAGCGAAGAGCAGAAGCAAAAGTACCTGCCCAAACTCGCCAGCGGCGAGTGGGTCGGCTGCTTTGGCCTGACCGAGCCGGACGCGGGCTCCGATCCCGGCGGTATGAAAACCCGGGCTAAAAAAGTGGACGGTGGCTACCGCCTGAGCGGCGCCAAAATGTGGATCACCAATAGCCCGATCGCGGATGTATTTGTGGTCTGGGGCAAAGATGATGAGGGCGATATCCGCGGTTTCGTGCTGGAGAAAGGCATGGAAGGCCTGAGCGCACCGAAAATCGAGGGAAAATTCTCCCTGCGCGCATCCATCACCGGTGAAATCGTGATGGACAACGTTTTCGTTCCCGACGAAAACCGCTTCCCGCATATCAAAGGTCTGAGCGGGCCCTTCGGCTGCCTTAACCGCGCCCGCTACGGTATTTCATGGGGCGCCATGGGAGCGGCAGAATTTTGCTGGCATGCGGCGCGCCAGTACGGCCTCGATCGCAAACAGTTCAACAAACCCCTGGCCCAGACTCAGCTGTTCCAGAAAAAGCTGGCGGATATGCAAACCGAGATCACCCTTGGCCTGCAGGCGTCACTGCGCGTCGGTCGCCTGATGGACGAGCAGAAAAACAGCTTCGATCCCACTATGATCTCGCTGGTGAAACGCAACAACTGCGGTAAGGCGCTGGACATTGCCCGTACCGCCCGGGATATGCACGGCGGTAACGGTATCGCCGACGAATTCCACGTAATTCGCCATGCCATGAACCTGGAGGCGGTCAATACCTACGAAGGCACCCACGATGTACACGCGCTGATTCTGGGGCGGGCACAGACCGGGTTGCAGGCGTTTTTCTGA
- a CDS encoding porin: protein MRINAWQSSLAASLVAMASGAGAVPIYQSNQVTLYMEGYFTAHMVNTMGDTQMQNGASRYRFGLNVPAYDAWDTGFNVEWGVNAISSAQNLVIQGDQQAAPGDRGDSIYLRQGHLFAKHPKWGDFIAGKQWGVYYEVTYITDWYNVSGGLASGTYALGTDGGVTGSGRADSALSWRKKWKFDAGEFQIALQYASHVADLEIEVEDIAGPDTVLICPPGDCEYGISHGISAVYRADIGDGLFLGAAYNRVKLDIQSENGLIFDTSGNEPVLIDNQFAFNASSNDWTSAIGAYYGKEAFAKGFYGAVVFQRSQNNELAPPGSVEGITNFFDAKGSESFFSYTWGTDNCYSVYAGHNYLVSDDPGFEAALVEGDRFKLALHFLGFQYRWNERVRIYMENAFDGSNEVAPEFIDDFVAVGIRIDI from the coding sequence ATGAGAATAAATGCCTGGCAATCTTCGTTGGCGGCATCCCTTGTTGCAATGGCGTCCGGCGCAGGTGCAGTACCTATTTACCAATCGAATCAGGTAACCCTCTATATGGAGGGGTATTTCACTGCGCACATGGTCAATACCATGGGCGACACCCAAATGCAGAACGGCGCCTCACGGTACCGCTTCGGATTGAATGTACCGGCATACGATGCCTGGGACACCGGATTCAACGTCGAGTGGGGGGTTAATGCCATCTCCTCCGCGCAAAACCTGGTCATTCAGGGGGATCAGCAGGCAGCCCCCGGCGACAGGGGCGACTCCATCTACTTACGCCAGGGCCACCTCTTTGCCAAGCACCCCAAATGGGGCGACTTTATTGCCGGCAAGCAATGGGGGGTTTACTACGAGGTCACCTACATTACCGACTGGTACAACGTTTCAGGCGGCCTTGCCAGCGGGACCTACGCACTGGGTACCGACGGCGGTGTCACAGGAAGCGGCCGCGCCGATAGCGCCCTGTCCTGGCGAAAGAAATGGAAATTCGATGCCGGTGAATTTCAGATCGCACTGCAGTATGCCTCGCACGTTGCCGATCTGGAGATTGAAGTCGAAGACATCGCCGGACCGGATACCGTGTTGATATGCCCGCCAGGAGATTGCGAATACGGTATCAGCCACGGTATTTCTGCCGTGTACCGGGCCGATATCGGCGATGGTTTGTTCTTAGGGGCCGCCTACAATCGGGTCAAGCTGGACATTCAGAGCGAAAATGGACTCATCTTCGATACCAGTGGCAACGAACCCGTATTGATCGACAACCAGTTTGCCTTCAATGCCAGCAGTAACGACTGGACCAGCGCAATCGGCGCTTACTACGGCAAAGAGGCGTTCGCCAAGGGCTTCTACGGTGCGGTTGTATTCCAGCGCTCACAAAACAACGAGCTGGCCCCCCCAGGTTCGGTGGAAGGAATCACCAATTTTTTTGATGCCAAAGGATCCGAGTCCTTTTTCAGTTACACCTGGGGTACCGACAACTGCTATTCCGTATACGCCGGTCATAACTATCTGGTTTCCGATGATCCGGGATTTGAGGCGGCACTCGTAGAGGGAGACAGATTCAAACTGGCCCTGCATTTCCTGGGGTTTCAGTATCGCTGGAACGAACGGGTACGCATCTATATGGAAAATGCGTTCGATGGCAGCAACGAAGTCGCTCCGGAATTTATCGATGACTTCGTGGCAGTGGGCATTCGAATTGACATCTAA
- a CDS encoding DUF599 domain-containing protein, whose product MNWLDFASLGGFCLTWAGYTVFARRKAKTAWCLASSMQWYRVEWMLRMLERDMRMPDAAILSNLERVIGFFASTSILILAGLVTALSANNAAVEVLSSLPFAQTTTVEQFELKVMVLILIYIFAFFNFTWSLRQYSFANVLLGAAPAIDEEDVTREERRRYAISAAKVIDQAGHSYNYGLRCFYFSMAVMGWFVHPLLFVFGFLTVVWVLYMREFRSRTLQVILAAEGRSLDQVRDK is encoded by the coding sequence TTGAACTGGTTGGATTTCGCGAGCTTGGGGGGCTTTTGCCTGACCTGGGCCGGTTATACGGTATTTGCCCGTCGCAAGGCGAAGACCGCCTGGTGCCTGGCCTCGTCCATGCAATGGTACCGGGTTGAGTGGATGCTGCGGATGCTGGAGCGGGATATGCGCATGCCGGATGCGGCCATCCTCAGTAACCTGGAGCGGGTCATCGGCTTTTTTGCCTCCACCAGCATCCTGATTCTCGCCGGTCTGGTGACCGCACTGTCTGCCAATAATGCCGCTGTCGAAGTATTGAGCAGCTTACCTTTTGCACAAACCACCACGGTTGAGCAGTTTGAGCTCAAGGTAATGGTGCTGATCCTGATCTACATCTTTGCGTTCTTTAACTTCACCTGGTCGCTGCGCCAGTACTCTTTCGCCAATGTGCTGTTGGGGGCCGCGCCGGCAATCGACGAGGAAGACGTTACCCGCGAAGAGCGCCGCCGCTACGCAATCAGCGCCGCCAAGGTGATCGACCAGGCGGGGCACAGCTACAACTACGGGCTGCGCTGCTTTTATTTCTCCATGGCGGTCATGGGGTGGTTCGTGCATCCGTTGCTGTTTGTTTTCGGGTTTCTGACCGTTGTCTGGGTGCTGTACATGCGAGAATTCCGCTCCCGTACATTACAGGTGATTCTGGCGGCAGAGGGCCGCTCGCTGGATCAGGTCAGAGATAAATAG
- a CDS encoding alpha/beta fold hydrolase translates to MALSAGCAPKEETSVTNPNRLIPKPCWFEAEASWPTTQCYMMEVPENHAEPAGRKIQFPVVRFFAQISDPDKEPLLHLGAGGPGASMGLEPENASDWLWFNYAGMSVEVGRDLIVIDPRGTGMAQPKLACSEFIKDAELAFSRSLSADEEARVFTFSIERCYSRLTETADLAQYNSTAVARDIEALRQALGVPKLNLYGVSYASRYALTIAREFPNSVRAMVLNSAVFPNIIYAQQLPQDVITAYQRGINYCSQDSKCNKQYPDLQRRLESLVEKLDETPLTVKTGNIHPGEQYPFVLTGQRLLRVLFQALYNESFYKEFPAIIEELESEQAQLLKPAIVSFMGLVLDPNFGDAAGISHFCYEEAPFVDFDLARQSAATSGILGGSVRSDIDMMQMQCRIWAIPSAPLLESRAIKTPVPTLVMHGGLDPVLAASDADQARKKLPNHQWLLFPHLAHDVISASDCAEEAAAQFLDQPDAPVAETAASCRKDELARQAELERKIAEMEAEQARDDSGKAADGKDSNDVPAANSAQQTSASSAETVEPAAEEPTKEQRHREAPAGSRYSESR, encoded by the coding sequence GTGGCATTAAGTGCGGGCTGCGCGCCCAAAGAGGAAACCTCGGTAACCAACCCTAACCGCCTGATTCCCAAGCCCTGCTGGTTTGAAGCGGAGGCCAGTTGGCCTACCACCCAGTGCTACATGATGGAGGTACCGGAGAATCACGCCGAGCCGGCGGGGCGCAAAATCCAGTTCCCGGTGGTGCGCTTCTTCGCTCAGATCTCCGACCCGGATAAAGAGCCCCTGCTCCACCTGGGCGCTGGCGGCCCCGGCGCCAGCATGGGGCTGGAACCGGAAAATGCCAGCGACTGGCTGTGGTTCAACTACGCCGGTATGTCGGTAGAGGTTGGTCGCGATCTCATTGTGATCGATCCCCGCGGTACCGGCATGGCGCAGCCCAAACTGGCTTGCAGTGAATTTATCAAAGATGCCGAGCTGGCTTTTTCCCGCAGCCTGAGCGCCGATGAGGAGGCGCGGGTGTTCACCTTTAGCATTGAGCGTTGCTACAGCCGCCTGACAGAAACGGCCGATCTCGCTCAGTACAACAGCACTGCGGTGGCTCGGGATATTGAGGCGTTGCGCCAGGCCCTCGGTGTTCCCAAGCTGAACCTCTACGGCGTGTCCTATGCCAGCCGTTACGCCCTGACCATTGCCCGGGAATTCCCAAACTCGGTGCGCGCCATGGTCCTCAACAGCGCGGTCTTCCCCAATATCATCTATGCGCAGCAATTACCCCAGGACGTGATTACCGCCTACCAGCGCGGCATCAATTACTGCAGCCAGGACAGCAAGTGCAACAAGCAGTACCCGGATCTGCAACGACGACTGGAAAGCCTGGTCGAAAAGCTGGATGAAACCCCATTGACGGTGAAAACCGGAAACATTCATCCGGGCGAACAATACCCGTTTGTACTTACCGGCCAACGGCTACTGCGGGTACTCTTCCAGGCCCTTTACAACGAAAGTTTTTACAAGGAATTCCCCGCAATCATCGAGGAGCTGGAATCGGAGCAGGCCCAACTGCTGAAGCCCGCCATTGTCAGTTTTATGGGACTGGTGCTGGACCCCAATTTTGGCGATGCCGCGGGCATCAGCCATTTCTGTTACGAAGAAGCACCGTTTGTAGACTTCGACCTCGCGCGTCAGTCCGCCGCCACCAGCGGCATTCTTGGCGGCTCGGTACGCTCCGATATCGACATGATGCAGATGCAATGCCGTATCTGGGCCATCCCCTCCGCCCCACTGCTGGAATCCCGCGCAATCAAAACTCCGGTGCCAACCCTGGTAATGCACGGCGGCCTGGACCCGGTACTCGCGGCCAGCGACGCCGACCAGGCGCGCAAAAAGCTCCCCAACCACCAGTGGCTGCTGTTCCCGCACCTTGCCCACGATGTCATTTCAGCCAGCGACTGTGCCGAGGAGGCCGCTGCCCAATTCCTCGATCAGCCTGACGCGCCGGTTGCGGAGACGGCAGCAAGCTGCCGCAAAGACGAGCTGGCCCGGCAGGCGGAACTGGAGCGCAAGATTGCAGAAATGGAAGCGGAACAGGCGCGCGACGACAGTGGCAAGGCCGCAGATGGTAAAGACAGCAACGACGTGCCCGCAGCCAATAGTGCGCAGCAGACAAGTGCCTCCAGTGCGGAAACGGTAGAGCCGGCAGCGGAGGAGCCAACGAAAGAGCAAAGGCACCGGGAAGCACCGGCCGGCAGCCGTTACTCCGAATCTCGCTGA
- a CDS encoding sulfurtransferase: MNYQGLIEASELAELLEQESGQVQEQKQGQSQGAARHLVILDCRYDLADTEAGEAAFLAGHIPGAHYASLHRDLSAPCERYGGRHPFPTASQFAEFARSAGISDDTQVVVYDDQRFAFAARAWWLLRHFGHSKVAILNGGFKAWKNAEREVEEGAACASAGGNFSPAPAADQLLHYADIYPHLDNPPWQLVDARDSKRFLGNEEPIDPIAGHIPGAINKPWQAVTDEDGFAKSRPALLEHWQSIPADDDIVCYCGSGVTACVNLFSLYLISREARLYPGSWSDWCAHILHPREMQASA; encoded by the coding sequence ATGAATTATCAGGGTTTGATTGAAGCCTCCGAGCTGGCCGAACTGCTTGAGCAAGAATCCGGCCAGGTTCAGGAGCAGAAACAAGGACAATCACAGGGTGCAGCTAGACACCTGGTGATTCTCGACTGCCGCTACGATCTTGCGGACACCGAAGCAGGCGAAGCGGCTTTTCTCGCCGGGCATATCCCCGGCGCTCACTACGCCAGTTTGCACCGGGACCTCTCTGCGCCCTGCGAGCGCTACGGTGGCCGCCACCCCTTCCCTACCGCCTCCCAATTTGCTGAATTTGCCCGTTCTGCTGGTATCAGTGACGATACCCAGGTAGTGGTCTATGACGATCAGCGCTTTGCATTCGCGGCCCGCGCCTGGTGGCTGCTGCGTCATTTCGGGCACAGCAAAGTCGCGATTTTGAATGGTGGCTTCAAGGCCTGGAAAAATGCGGAACGGGAAGTCGAAGAAGGGGCTGCCTGCGCAAGCGCTGGCGGGAACTTTTCTCCCGCGCCAGCGGCAGATCAGCTGCTGCACTATGCCGACATTTATCCGCACCTGGATAACCCACCTTGGCAGCTAGTCGACGCCCGGGACAGTAAACGGTTCCTCGGAAATGAAGAACCCATCGATCCCATTGCCGGACACATTCCCGGGGCCATCAACAAGCCCTGGCAAGCCGTTACCGATGAAGACGGGTTTGCCAAATCGCGCCCTGCACTGCTTGAACACTGGCAAAGCATTCCGGCGGATGACGATATCGTGTGTTATTGCGGCTCCGGCGTCACCGCCTGCGTCAATCTCTTTTCCCTGTATTTGATCAGTCGCGAAGCCCGACTCTACCCGGGCAGCTGGAGCGACTGGTGCGCCCACATTCTGCACCCGCGTGAAATGCAGGCCAGCGCCTAA
- a CDS encoding efflux transporter outer membrane subunit produces the protein MLLDQNSFMAFSPKIIAVSGLLCALALAGCSGNPSLPQGLPADALGLPDHFRASGSLSLDQRWWQSFNDRELDQLVEQALSGNPDLQATYWRLQQADAAAAQARSGFWPRLTGSLENTEQRRHSSEGFDFSGAQNEGNSWSGSLAAGYEIDLWGRVRSGARAAEAGRLAQQDNFQVAALTLVAEVTGVWLQLQEQWGQLELLQQQLDTNRKTLKALELRFGAGVSAAADVLQQRQLVQQSLQELDQARANIEILQVQLAALLGRDRAELPAFVDRGEPLPSLPALPVTGVPADLLLRRPDVQRAQRELLQGHYLADQAWAERLPSLSLSLFFSGGGTSLADIAEDWLLNLSAAVEGVIFDGGNLAAAERQQQAVEQERWMSLRNTVMQALSEVEQALINEQAVKERLQHLRVRADLAEQITLRQRRAYGQGTLDFLNVLSATDNQQSLERQLLTARRELLENRVTLYRAISGGLTADDLPQPPAVDLEIYRSPDASEELEK, from the coding sequence ATGCTGTTAGATCAAAATAGTTTTATGGCTTTTTCGCCGAAAATCATCGCCGTATCCGGCCTGCTGTGCGCCCTGGCCTTGGCCGGGTGCAGTGGCAATCCATCGCTGCCGCAGGGGCTTCCGGCCGATGCGCTTGGCCTGCCCGACCACTTTCGCGCCTCTGGCTCTCTGTCCCTGGATCAGCGCTGGTGGCAATCCTTCAATGATCGCGAGCTTGACCAGCTGGTGGAGCAGGCACTCTCCGGCAATCCGGATTTGCAGGCCACCTACTGGCGCCTGCAGCAGGCGGATGCAGCCGCTGCCCAGGCGCGCAGCGGCTTCTGGCCGCGCCTGACCGGTTCACTGGAAAATACCGAGCAGCGCCGGCACTCCAGTGAAGGCTTTGACTTTTCCGGTGCACAAAACGAAGGCAACAGCTGGAGTGGCAGCTTGGCGGCGGGCTATGAAATCGACCTGTGGGGGCGGGTGCGCAGCGGTGCCCGGGCCGCAGAAGCGGGCCGGCTGGCACAGCAGGATAACTTCCAGGTGGCTGCGCTCACGCTGGTTGCAGAAGTTACCGGGGTCTGGTTGCAATTGCAGGAACAGTGGGGCCAGCTGGAACTGTTACAGCAGCAGCTGGACACCAACCGCAAAACCCTGAAGGCGCTCGAGTTGCGTTTTGGTGCCGGTGTCAGTGCGGCGGCCGATGTATTGCAGCAGCGCCAGCTGGTACAGCAGTCGCTACAGGAGCTGGATCAGGCTCGCGCTAACATCGAGATTTTGCAAGTACAGCTGGCGGCACTGTTGGGGCGCGATCGCGCGGAATTACCCGCGTTTGTCGACCGCGGCGAACCGCTGCCGTCGCTGCCCGCGCTGCCCGTTACCGGGGTGCCAGCGGATCTGTTACTGCGCCGACCGGATGTGCAGCGTGCGCAAAGGGAGCTGTTGCAGGGGCACTATCTCGCCGACCAGGCCTGGGCCGAGCGCTTGCCGAGCCTGTCTCTCAGTCTTTTCTTCAGTGGTGGCGGCACCTCCCTGGCGGATATTGCCGAAGACTGGCTGCTAAACCTCAGTGCTGCGGTGGAAGGCGTCATTTTTGATGGCGGCAATCTCGCAGCGGCAGAGCGCCAGCAACAGGCGGTGGAACAGGAACGCTGGATGAGCTTGCGCAATACGGTGATGCAAGCGCTCTCGGAAGTGGAGCAGGCACTGATCAATGAGCAGGCCGTAAAGGAGCGCCTGCAACATTTACGGGTGCGGGCGGATCTGGCCGAGCAGATAACCCTGCGCCAGCGACGCGCCTACGGCCAGGGTACGCTGGATTTCCTCAATGTGCTGTCGGCAACCGACAATCAGCAGTCACTCGAGCGGCAGCTGCTGACCGCTCGCCGCGAATTACTGGAGAACCGGGTAACCCTTTACCGCGCGATTTCCGGAGGCCTGACGGCCGATGACTTGCCGCAACCACCGGCGGTGGACCTGGAAATTTACCGCTCGCCAGACGCATCAGAAGAATTAGAGAAGTGA
- a CDS encoding trimeric intracellular cation channel family protein: MEQLLYWCDLIGIVVFAFTGVLAAGHKQMDLFGAVVLACVTATGGGTTRDMILNVPVFWLSDSYYLWIAVATGVISFYLIRYLQVPMRLLMIADAAGLAVFVVIGTQKVLDLGHSPAIAIVMGVMTGTFGGLIRDILCGDIPLLLRREIYATAALSGAAALVILDDIPALPGEAVVAIAVLVTLSIRLAALRWNLSAPIARMRPN; this comes from the coding sequence ATGGAACAACTGCTGTACTGGTGCGACCTCATCGGCATCGTCGTCTTCGCCTTTACTGGCGTGCTGGCCGCTGGCCACAAGCAGATGGACCTGTTTGGCGCGGTGGTTCTGGCCTGTGTTACTGCCACCGGCGGCGGCACTACCCGGGATATGATCCTCAACGTCCCCGTATTCTGGCTCTCGGACAGCTACTACCTGTGGATCGCCGTAGCCACCGGGGTTATCAGCTTTTACCTGATCCGCTACCTACAGGTGCCCATGCGCCTGTTGATGATTGCCGACGCCGCGGGGCTTGCCGTGTTTGTGGTCATCGGCACTCAGAAAGTCCTCGACCTCGGGCACTCACCGGCCATCGCCATTGTCATGGGCGTAATGACCGGCACCTTCGGCGGCCTGATCCGCGACATTCTCTGTGGCGATATTCCCCTGCTGCTGCGGCGGGAAATTTATGCAACTGCCGCCTTGAGTGGCGCCGCCGCACTGGTGATACTGGACGACATACCGGCGCTCCCCGGTGAGGCCGTGGTTGCCATCGCAGTTCTGGTTACCCTGAGCATCCGCCTGGCGGCCCTGCGCTGGAACCTGTCGGCACCAATCGCCCGAATGCGCCCCAACTGA
- a CDS encoding methyltransferase — MSDCKMGDRNFDDLAERFKKRIYGGLKGEIRLAVLNRDLAPQLDSPAAELTVVDAGGGQGQFALDLAASGHKVWITDISRNMLDLAAVQVAERGLEQRVQLAQLPLQGLRTDPGIPAADLLLCHAVLEWLEQPQQALVHLADGLKPGGYLSLTFYNRRALEFRLLQRGSLRQLDRNRESGDWGGHPGSLTPKNPLLPEEVMDWVAQAGLSLIAYSGIRCFHDFMTPEMRDKLPPAAIVEKELDYSRVDPYRQLARYVHLLCRRP; from the coding sequence GTGAGCGATTGCAAAATGGGTGATCGCAATTTTGATGATCTCGCGGAGCGATTTAAAAAACGTATTTACGGCGGACTGAAGGGCGAAATACGCCTGGCCGTGTTAAACCGGGACCTGGCTCCGCAATTGGACTCTCCGGCGGCAGAATTGACCGTGGTGGATGCCGGTGGCGGCCAAGGTCAGTTTGCGCTGGATCTGGCGGCAAGCGGCCACAAGGTATGGATCACCGACATCTCCCGGAATATGTTGGATCTCGCTGCTGTGCAAGTGGCGGAGCGGGGGCTGGAACAGCGGGTACAACTTGCCCAGTTGCCGCTTCAGGGACTGCGAACGGATCCTGGCATTCCTGCGGCGGACCTGCTGCTGTGCCATGCGGTGCTCGAATGGCTGGAGCAGCCACAGCAGGCCCTGGTGCACCTGGCTGACGGTTTGAAGCCCGGGGGCTATCTTTCCCTGACGTTTTACAATCGCCGGGCCCTGGAGTTCAGGTTGTTACAGCGGGGGAGCCTGCGGCAACTGGATCGCAATCGGGAGAGTGGCGATTGGGGTGGGCATCCCGGGAGCCTGACACCAAAGAACCCTTTACTGCCTGAAGAGGTGATGGACTGGGTGGCGCAGGCGGGACTGTCGCTGATCGCCTACAGCGGTATCCGCTGCTTCCACGATTTCATGACCCCGGAAATGCGCGACAAGTTGCCGCCGGCAGCCATAGTGGAAAAGGAGTTGGACTATTCCCGGGTGGATCCCTACCGACAACTGGCACGCTATGTGCACTTGCTTTGCCGAAGGCCTTAA